In the genome of Zobellia nedashkovskayae, the window ATCAGACCAAAAATTTGGCCGTCTCAATGATACTTACAGATGTTTTTACTAGAGCTTTAAAGAATTCTATTTATAAAATTAGGCCGGACGGTTCTAATGAACATGCATTTCCTTCTGGGCATACATCTATTGCTTTCGCATCTGGTTCTGCAGTTTACGAAGAGTATAAAGATACCAATGCTTATTTGGCTTATAGTGGTTATGGTTTTGCATCTGTTACAGGTGGCCTAAGGCTGTTCAACAACAAGCATTACATATCGGATATACTTGCAGGTGCCGGTTTAGGAATTCTGGTTACAAAATTGGTGTATCATTTTGATTATCTATTTAAGTGGAATCCTTTTATAAAGTCTAAGAACATTGCCCTTATTCCTCGCTATACAGACGGTGCTGTAGGTTTGTATTTTTCTAAAACTTTTTAGCTTATAGTTTTCTATTAATAAAGGAAATCTTTACCAGAAGAAAAACATGAAAACTCACTGTATTTAATAAAATTAATTACGGGTTGTAATTAATTTTATCTGTCGTAATAGGAGACTACCTTTGCACCATAACTCAGTAATATAGGAATAGTTGGAAACTTTGTTTTTCTGACCCATGTATACATTCTTAAACCTGCGCTGTATAAATAATTACCTAGAATAGATGTTTATAGACAATGACCAAATCGAATCCTTATTACCCATGTCTGAATGCATTCAGGTGATGAAGGAGTTGTTTTTACTTGATGC includes:
- a CDS encoding phosphatase PAP2 family protein; this translates as MRKYIALFLVFFTLGNLCAQNDSIQVKPKKSLLKKTILPLSLLTTGILLSDSGFEQSLHETAQGWVGNDFRTHFDDYTRYAPVATLFIANVVGVKAKNHWFDQTKNLAVSMILTDVFTRALKNSIYKIRPDGSNEHAFPSGHTSIAFASGSAVYEEYKDTNAYLAYSGYGFASVTGGLRLFNNKHYISDILAGAGLGILVTKLVYHFDYLFKWNPFIKSKNIALIPRYTDGAVGLYFSKTF